Proteins encoded by one window of Porphyromonas vaginalis:
- a CDS encoding NADP-dependent malic enzyme gives MDKKLEAAARAYHALPQPGKIEVRPTKSHNTQQDLTLAYSPGVAVPCKDIEADPERAYDYTSKGNLVAVISNGTAVLGLGNIGAMAGKPVMEGKGLLFKIYAGIDVFDLEVDEKDPKKFVEIVRSLAPTFGGINLEDIKAPECFEIEEELKATLDIPVMHDDQHGTAIISAAGMLNALKIVGKKIEEAKIVVSGAGASAQSCTKLYIALGAKRENIVMIDSKGVIRTDRPNLDERKAFFATDREGVFTLADAIEGADLFLGLSQPGVLTPEMVQKMAPNPIVFALANPEPEIRYEDAKAARPDVLMATGRSDYPNQINNVIGFPYIFRGALDVRATAINEEMKMAATIAIADLAQEPVPDEVSSAYGHMPLHFGPDYFIPKPVDPRLITRVSMAVARAAIRTGVARREITDWEAYEQSLLMRTGGMSHLLRRIHEAAQKSPKRMVYAAGENPLVLRAAAEVAQLGIAHPIVLGDPVVIRELAKEHDLDLSTIEIINQHDEQWKVKREEYARRYTEQNWRKGGILSEAKDKMFGPNYFGMMMVQCGDADSLITGIYSNYAYLSNVARDTVGIAPGHQHFATMHLVMMKSGPLFLADTLINQNLKAETLVDIALLAAEKVRCFGIKPVIAMVSFSDFGSTDAESSVEARKAVEILHRDHPHIVVDGEMQLQTALNYQRRDEEFPNNRIKGEPANVLIFPRLSAANACYQLLKHLDIAEDVIGPIQIGLAKPIYFADHDADVKDIVNITAMASLDSNSCFV, from the coding sequence ATGGACAAAAAACTAGAAGCGGCTGCGAGAGCCTATCATGCGCTCCCACAGCCTGGTAAGATAGAGGTGCGACCCACTAAGTCGCACAATACACAGCAGGATCTGACGCTCGCTTACAGCCCTGGCGTGGCGGTGCCTTGCAAGGATATAGAGGCCGATCCTGAGCGTGCTTACGACTACACCTCCAAGGGTAATCTCGTTGCGGTTATCTCCAACGGCACTGCCGTTTTAGGACTGGGCAACATCGGTGCTATGGCAGGCAAGCCGGTGATGGAGGGCAAGGGATTGCTCTTCAAGATCTACGCGGGTATCGATGTCTTTGACCTAGAGGTCGACGAGAAGGACCCCAAGAAGTTTGTCGAGATCGTCCGCTCGCTGGCACCTACCTTCGGCGGTATCAACCTCGAGGACATCAAGGCACCCGAGTGCTTTGAGATCGAGGAGGAGCTGAAGGCTACGCTTGACATTCCCGTCATGCACGACGACCAGCACGGCACCGCCATCATCTCCGCTGCGGGTATGCTCAATGCACTCAAGATCGTCGGCAAGAAGATCGAAGAGGCTAAGATCGTGGTCAGTGGCGCGGGTGCCTCAGCACAGTCCTGCACCAAGCTTTATATAGCTCTGGGAGCTAAGCGGGAGAACATTGTGATGATCGACTCCAAGGGAGTCATTCGCACCGACCGCCCCAATCTAGATGAGCGCAAAGCTTTCTTTGCGACCGATCGTGAGGGTGTCTTCACATTGGCCGATGCAATCGAAGGGGCTGACCTTTTCCTCGGACTCTCGCAGCCTGGTGTGCTGACGCCTGAGATGGTGCAGAAGATGGCTCCCAATCCGATTGTCTTTGCGCTAGCCAATCCAGAGCCTGAGATCAGGTATGAGGATGCAAAAGCGGCACGCCCTGACGTACTGATGGCTACGGGCCGGTCGGACTATCCGAATCAGATCAATAATGTGATCGGCTTCCCCTATATCTTCCGAGGGGCACTCGATGTGCGTGCTACGGCGATCAATGAGGAGATGAAGATGGCTGCCACGATAGCCATCGCAGACCTAGCGCAGGAACCTGTCCCCGATGAGGTCTCGAGTGCCTACGGACACATGCCACTGCACTTCGGCCCTGACTACTTTATCCCCAAGCCTGTGGACCCACGTCTCATCACGAGAGTCTCGATGGCTGTGGCTCGTGCAGCTATCCGTACGGGTGTGGCGCGTCGTGAGATTACCGACTGGGAGGCTTACGAGCAGTCGCTCCTGATGCGTACGGGAGGTATGAGTCACCTGCTACGTCGCATCCACGAGGCTGCGCAAAAGTCCCCCAAGCGTATGGTCTACGCTGCGGGTGAGAACCCACTCGTGCTACGTGCTGCTGCTGAGGTGGCTCAGCTGGGTATCGCTCATCCGATCGTGCTGGGTGACCCCGTGGTCATCCGAGAGCTTGCCAAAGAGCATGATTTGGATCTCTCCACGATCGAGATTATCAATCAGCATGATGAGCAGTGGAAGGTTAAGCGTGAGGAGTATGCCCGTCGCTACACAGAGCAAAACTGGCGCAAGGGCGGTATCCTGAGCGAGGCTAAGGACAAGATGTTTGGTCCGAACTACTTCGGCATGATGATGGTACAGTGCGGTGATGCTGACAGCTTGATCACAGGCATTTACTCGAACTATGCCTACCTCTCCAATGTAGCTCGTGATACGGTGGGTATAGCCCCTGGTCACCAGCACTTTGCGACGATGCACCTGGTGATGATGAAGAGTGGACCGCTCTTCCTCGCTGATACGTTGATCAATCAGAATCTCAAGGCTGAGACACTGGTGGACATTGCGCTCCTAGCTGCCGAAAAGGTGCGCTGCTTTGGCATCAAGCCAGTCATCGCTATGGTGAGTTTCTCAGACTTTGGCAGCACCGATGCCGAGTCTTCTGTGGAGGCACGCAAGGCGGTGGAGATACTGCACAGAGACCACCCACACATCGTGGTGGATGGTGAAATGCAGCTACAGACCGCGCTCAATTACCAGCGACGCGATGAGGAGTTCCCCAATAATCGCATCAAGGGTGAGCCAGCCAATGTGCTTATCTTCCCCCGTCTCTCGGCTGCGAATGCGTGCTATCAGCTCCTCAAGCACCTAGACATAGCGGAGGATGTGATCGGTCCTATCCAGATCGGACTGGCTAAGCCGATCTACTTCGCCGACCACGATGCAGACGTCAAGGACATCGTCAATATCACGGCGATGGCTTCGCTAGACTCGAACTCCTGCTTCGTCTAG
- a CDS encoding YggS family pyridoxal phosphate-dependent enzyme, whose amino-acid sequence MIAERLAEIRSQIPEQVQLVAVSKFHPVESVREAYEAGQRLFGENRAQELAEKAPQLPEDIQWHFIGTLQRNKVKNIVPYVSLIESVDSESLLQEIVKQANRFDRQLRILLQYKIAQEESKSGLDHAELLALVEHYLATPEWRERITICGLMGMATLTEDKEQIRHEFDTLRALQTELRERYPDISWDELSMGMSSDWPLAVEAGSTIVRIGTAIFGERQY is encoded by the coding sequence ATGATCGCAGAGCGTCTAGCAGAGATACGGAGTCAGATACCAGAGCAGGTGCAGCTCGTGGCCGTCTCCAAGTTTCACCCCGTCGAGTCTGTCCGTGAGGCTTACGAAGCAGGTCAGCGACTCTTCGGCGAGAATCGTGCACAAGAGCTTGCCGAAAAAGCTCCCCAGCTCCCCGAAGACATCCAGTGGCACTTCATCGGCACCCTCCAGCGCAACAAGGTCAAGAACATCGTCCCCTACGTCTCCCTCATCGAGAGCGTCGACTCCGAGTCACTCCTCCAGGAGATCGTCAAGCAGGCAAATCGCTTCGACCGCCAGCTGCGCATCCTCCTGCAGTACAAGATAGCTCAGGAGGAGAGCAAGAGCGGACTAGACCACGCAGAGCTCCTAGCACTCGTAGAGCACTACCTAGCGACTCCCGAGTGGCGAGAGCGCATCACCATCTGTGGCTTGATGGGTATGGCGACGCTGACAGAAGACAAAGAGCAGATACGCCACGAGTTTGACACGCTCCGTGCGCTACAGACGGAGCTGCGAGAGCGTTACCCCGACATCTCATGGGACGAGCTCTCCATGGGCATGAGCAGTGACTGGCCCCTAGCCGTAGAGGCGGGCTCCACAATCGTACGCATCGGCACCGCCATCTTTGGTGAGCGACAATACTAG
- the mazG gene encoding nucleoside triphosphate pyrophosphohydrolase: protein MIHSKDERLEAFSRLLDVLDNLRTHCPWDRKQTNESLRANTIEEVYELSEALEQGDTNAISKELGDVLLHVLFYARIGDEQGDFDIVDVCNKLCNKLIFRHPHIYATEQVEDAGQVVQLWEQVKQKEKDGNKSVLSGVPSALPALIKAYRIQDKARAVGFDWQEREEVWAKVREELQEVEQEMTSGSADDLEAEIGDLLFSIVNAARLYGVNPDNALERTNRKFIDRFGYIERTAKEHGKSITDLSLEEMETLWQEAKKGTSK from the coding sequence ATGATACACAGCAAAGATGAACGGCTGGAGGCCTTCTCCCGCCTACTGGATGTCCTAGACAATCTGCGCACGCACTGCCCGTGGGATCGCAAGCAAACGAATGAGTCGCTACGGGCGAACACCATCGAGGAGGTCTACGAACTGAGCGAGGCGCTAGAGCAAGGAGATACGAACGCTATCTCTAAGGAGCTAGGCGACGTGCTACTGCATGTCCTCTTCTATGCACGCATAGGGGATGAGCAGGGCGACTTTGACATTGTAGATGTGTGCAACAAGCTGTGCAACAAGCTCATCTTTCGCCATCCGCACATCTATGCTACCGAGCAGGTCGAGGATGCCGGACAGGTGGTCCAGCTCTGGGAGCAGGTGAAGCAAAAGGAGAAGGACGGCAATAAGTCGGTCCTCTCGGGTGTGCCGTCAGCTCTGCCGGCACTGATCAAGGCGTATCGCATACAGGACAAGGCGCGTGCTGTCGGCTTCGACTGGCAGGAGCGTGAGGAGGTCTGGGCGAAGGTGCGCGAAGAGCTGCAGGAGGTCGAGCAGGAGATGACTTCGGGCAGTGCTGACGACCTAGAGGCCGAGATAGGGGACTTGCTCTTTAGCATTGTCAATGCGGCTCGTCTCTATGGAGTGAACCCCGACAATGCGCTGGAGCGGACGAATCGTAAGTTTATCGACCGCTTTGGGTACATTGAGCGGACTGCTAAGGAGCATGGCAAAAGCATTACCGACCTCTCACTAGAGGAGATGGAGACGCTATGGCAGGAGGCCAAAAAGGGTACCAGCAAATAG
- a CDS encoding C10 family peptidase, with product MTRLLTRWRQLLVLTLLLLCSVGTLSARPLSERQARHLAEQFFLQSTRTTMSRPISQQGLQLVSAPVRDAKGLQLRSLTGEEARYYYIYNRGSNEGFVIIAGDDELTPYIGYATTGRFIVEDMPEQLAAFLKACQERIDELVSSISYHQALQPTRPRASEPTQIAPLLGNIQWNQSAPWNNQTPVVDGEHTPVGCVAIAYTQVMRYYQWPTQGEGTFSYTEKRSDRQHSVDYESTTYDWAHMPERYADPSQATEEETNALSTLAYHAGVAVEMMYAPRGSGASMPYVDRALREHFRYDKRVSFKNRVNYTQATWEQLLRNELIAARPIVYSGYGHGGHAFVCDGYDANGLFHINWGWGGMSDGYFNLNYLVPSDLGIGGGAGGGYSLGQGAVVGIMPDRQGTSQRPESSVVTTWRFSMLFDKGTLDATADYIVALVDDATPYDDLITYGVTRLGSTDTTYLDQYARNAHIESLYLSDTITSQKLQLSGYINEGTWDFFLAYRAKDVAGTASWRPCGQHERAKDQYRRTFTISREGDGSYTATEDASANQPKLELVAGSAQSKIAGYEKSQVSLQLRNTGRVEYFEQLYLFARKSGEKMFQPLLNLLPAIEAGGQKRMTFDIERFPYGSGYVELLVGYFEGERFTPLWSNTVSVQPATDIRTAYVLSSDQPVTANLSTGALSQIRIRNVGTTTAPLQGDLYYRWELSKGDNKASSEWTTITPISAGGEATFTPNLERELQKVNAQEGDEITLTATFVVLYNEGKSYSYIPLLEQGSLAVTCTKDRIIGDGIITMTTTKLVGETIQLGYEADKDVSVEGAELIDDSERFMRRYRVTNQQITLRGNITALFCFTQGLTDIDVSQCSSLSELYCFANEIKGKSMLQLVNSLPDRTGLKNGTLVVYSDGSLGAEGNVCLKSDVAIARAKNWDVRQLVKYNELELHPYDGEDPTKTFAVTLTQGDNGSISATGADDLNAVLEGTELTITDHPDEDYLLVALTANGEDILVTKKLSVREDSEIKATFAKKSYTVTFSTEGEGENKLTATRNGEPFTSGSPAHEGDKIVITAQPAEGYQIDKWLVGKEEIEFTPYTGQTTFECTVGTADVLIKATFAKKSYTVTFSTESEGENKLTATRNGEPFTSGSPAHEGDKIVITAQPAEGYQIDKWLIGKEEIEFTPYTGQTTFECTVGTADVLIKATFAKKTYPVTLAYNEHGTISIVEPVDLETVPYGTTLTVQATGKNAQCELTALTANGEDILSSKKFTVKEATEVQATFVDHTSVETIAGNAVRIYPNPAQTFVLIEGLQPASQVSLYSMDGKQLYTGQTDQQGTLRIDLTALSDGVYLLVGEGWQKRLVVKQ from the coding sequence ATGACTCGTCTCTTGACCCGATGGCGACAATTGCTCGTCCTCACCCTCTTACTGCTTTGTAGCGTAGGCACTCTATCCGCACGCCCCTTAAGTGAGCGTCAGGCTCGACACCTAGCCGAGCAATTCTTCCTCCAGTCGACTCGCACGACCATGTCTCGTCCCATATCACAGCAGGGACTACAGCTCGTCTCAGCACCTGTACGAGACGCTAAAGGCTTGCAACTACGCTCACTCACTGGCGAGGAGGCTCGCTACTATTACATATACAATAGAGGTAGCAATGAGGGCTTCGTCATCATCGCTGGCGATGACGAGCTGACACCTTATATAGGATACGCCACTACGGGGCGGTTCATCGTAGAGGATATGCCCGAGCAACTAGCCGCTTTTCTCAAGGCATGCCAAGAGCGTATCGATGAGCTAGTCTCTAGTATCAGCTATCATCAGGCACTACAGCCGACACGCCCCAGAGCCTCCGAGCCGACACAGATTGCTCCTCTACTGGGAAACATACAGTGGAATCAGAGTGCCCCTTGGAATAATCAGACACCCGTCGTCGATGGTGAGCATACACCCGTAGGTTGTGTCGCAATCGCCTATACACAAGTGATGCGCTACTACCAGTGGCCTACACAAGGCGAGGGAACCTTCTCCTATACAGAAAAAAGAAGTGACCGCCAGCATAGTGTAGACTACGAGTCTACTACGTATGACTGGGCGCACATGCCTGAGCGGTATGCTGATCCATCACAAGCCACCGAAGAGGAGACCAACGCGCTCTCGACGCTTGCTTACCATGCTGGCGTTGCTGTTGAGATGATGTACGCACCTCGTGGCAGTGGAGCTTCTATGCCCTATGTAGACCGTGCTTTACGCGAACACTTTCGCTACGACAAGCGCGTGAGCTTCAAGAACCGAGTAAACTATACGCAGGCTACCTGGGAGCAGCTACTACGTAATGAGTTAATTGCCGCTCGCCCTATTGTCTATAGTGGCTATGGTCATGGTGGTCACGCCTTTGTCTGTGATGGGTATGATGCGAATGGTCTCTTTCACATCAACTGGGGCTGGGGAGGCATGAGCGATGGCTACTTCAACCTCAACTACCTGGTTCCTTCAGATCTAGGCATCGGTGGTGGTGCTGGTGGTGGCTATAGCCTAGGGCAGGGAGCGGTCGTCGGGATTATGCCTGATCGTCAGGGCACCTCGCAGCGACCGGAGTCTTCCGTAGTCACCACGTGGCGCTTCAGTATGCTCTTTGACAAAGGCACACTAGATGCCACAGCAGACTACATAGTAGCTCTCGTAGACGATGCAACCCCATACGATGACCTCATTACCTATGGTGTCACACGCCTAGGCTCTACCGATACGACTTACCTCGATCAGTACGCACGCAACGCTCATATAGAGAGCCTCTATCTGTCTGACACTATTACATCTCAAAAGCTCCAACTCAGTGGCTATATAAACGAGGGTACGTGGGACTTCTTCCTCGCCTATCGAGCTAAAGACGTAGCTGGTACTGCTTCTTGGAGACCTTGTGGGCAGCATGAGCGTGCTAAGGATCAGTATCGTCGCACCTTTACCATCTCACGAGAGGGCGATGGCTCCTATACAGCTACTGAAGATGCTAGTGCTAATCAACCTAAGCTAGAGCTCGTCGCTGGATCTGCTCAGAGCAAGATCGCAGGCTATGAGAAGAGCCAAGTCTCCCTCCAGCTGCGGAATACAGGACGTGTCGAGTACTTTGAGCAGTTATACCTCTTCGCCCGTAAGTCTGGCGAAAAGATGTTTCAACCGCTCCTCAATCTCCTTCCAGCCATTGAGGCTGGTGGTCAGAAACGTATGACCTTTGACATAGAGCGCTTCCCCTATGGTTCAGGATATGTAGAGCTACTGGTTGGCTATTTCGAGGGAGAGCGCTTTACCCCCCTCTGGTCTAATACGGTCTCCGTCCAGCCAGCGACCGATATACGCACGGCTTACGTCCTCTCATCGGATCAGCCCGTCACGGCCAACCTATCTACTGGAGCCCTCTCGCAGATACGCATACGCAATGTCGGGACGACAACGGCTCCTTTGCAAGGAGACCTCTACTATCGCTGGGAACTTAGCAAGGGCGACAACAAAGCTTCATCAGAGTGGACAACGATAACTCCTATCTCAGCTGGAGGCGAAGCCACCTTCACACCTAATCTAGAGCGCGAGCTTCAGAAAGTCAATGCTCAGGAAGGCGATGAGATTACGCTCACAGCGACCTTTGTAGTGCTTTACAATGAGGGAAAGTCTTACAGCTACATCCCTTTGCTAGAGCAGGGCTCACTAGCAGTCACCTGTACGAAAGACCGCATCATCGGCGACGGCATCATCACGATGACCACGACGAAACTAGTCGGAGAGACGATTCAGCTAGGTTACGAGGCAGACAAAGATGTCTCCGTTGAGGGGGCTGAGCTGATAGATGATTCAGAGCGGTTCATGCGACGATACAGAGTCACCAATCAGCAAATAACTCTGCGTGGAAATATCACAGCATTATTTTGTTTTACACAGGGATTGACTGATATAGATGTTTCCCAGTGTAGCTCCTTAAGCGAACTTTACTGCTTTGCCAACGAAATCAAGGGGAAGTCAATGCTACAACTGGTCAATAGCTTACCTGATCGTACAGGACTAAAGAATGGCACCTTAGTTGTCTACTCAGATGGCTCTCTCGGGGCAGAAGGCAATGTGTGTCTGAAAAGCGATGTCGCCATAGCTAGGGCGAAGAATTGGGACGTAAGACAACTGGTGAAATATAATGAACTAGAGTTACACCCCTACGACGGCGAGGACCCGACAAAGACCTTTGCCGTAACACTGACTCAGGGCGACAATGGATCCATCTCAGCCACCGGCGCAGACGATCTTAATGCCGTACTAGAGGGTACCGAGCTAACCATCACAGATCACCCCGACGAAGACTACCTACTAGTCGCTCTGACGGCCAACGGCGAAGACATCCTAGTAACGAAGAAGCTGAGCGTCCGGGAAGACTCTGAGATCAAGGCGACCTTTGCGAAGAAGAGCTATACCGTGACATTCTCGACGGAAGGCGAAGGCGAAAACAAGCTCACAGCTACTAGAAATGGGGAGCCCTTTACCTCTGGAAGCCCAGCTCATGAAGGCGACAAGATCGTCATCACAGCTCAGCCTGCTGAGGGGTACCAGATAGACAAGTGGCTCGTTGGCAAGGAAGAGATAGAGTTCACTCCCTATACGGGTCAGACGACCTTCGAGTGTACCGTCGGCACGGCAGATGTTTTAATCAAGGCGACCTTTGCGAAGAAGAGCTATACTGTGACATTCTCGACGGAAAGCGAAGGCGAAAACAAGCTCACAGCTACTAGAAATGGGGAGCCCTTTACCTCTGGAAGCCCAGCTCATGAAGGCGACAAGATCGTCATCACAGCTCAGCCTGCTGAGGGGTACCAGATAGACAAGTGGCTCATTGGCAAGGAAGAGATAGAGTTCACTCCCTATACGGGTCAGACGACCTTCGAGTGTACCGTCGGCACGGCAGATGTTTTAATCAAGGCAACCTTTGCGAAGAAGACCTACCCTGTGACACTGGCATACAATGAACATGGGACAATTTCCATCGTGGAGCCTGTGGACCTAGAGACAGTGCCATACGGTACGACTCTGACGGTCCAGGCTACGGGCAAAAATGCACAGTGCGAGCTGACCGCTCTGACAGCCAACGGCGAAGATATCCTAAGCTCTAAGAAATTCACCGTCAAAGAAGCCACCGAAGTGCAGGCAACCTTCGTAGACCATACGAGTGTAGAGACAATCGCTGGGAACGCCGTCCGTATCTATCCGAATCCAGCACAGACGTTTGTCCTGATCGAGGGCTTGCAACCAGCTAGCCAGGTCTCGCTCTACAGTATGGATGGCAAGCAGCTGTACACGGGTCAGACAGACCAGCAAGGGACTCTGCGAATTGACCTAACCGCTCTGAGCGATGGTGTCTACCTCCTCGTAGGTGAGGGGTGGCAAAAGCGTTTAGTCGTCAAGCAATAG
- a CDS encoding methyltransferase domain-containing protein — protein sequence MIACSLSDQTCPHCHNSSYTELWECEDHLVSHERYAIGRCNQCGLLQTLTPPPAEELGHYYDSSEYLSHQTEGRGGMARIYRAVKRYRTGRRVRTARKLCATAPQMMLEVGAGVGAFAHAMQERGCKAYVVEQSKAARELCAQQIPSEQLFATTQEFVAYHSELSGQLDLICLWHSLEHLPDLADQLEMYQQLLKPGGTLCIAVPNAQSFDASYYRALWAAYDVPRHLWHFTPHSMRQTVEAHHFTLKKIRPQRLDVYYIALLSESYNQGGRINFITWLKAFGVGFSYHIRSLFTPMRASALLYHFVRQA from the coding sequence ATGATAGCATGTAGTCTCTCCGATCAAACCTGCCCACACTGCCATAATAGCAGCTATACCGAGCTGTGGGAGTGTGAGGACCACCTCGTCTCGCACGAGCGATATGCCATAGGTCGCTGCAACCAGTGTGGACTGCTACAGACCTTGACGCCACCTCCCGCAGAGGAGCTAGGGCACTACTACGACAGCTCCGAATATCTGAGTCATCAGACAGAGGGGCGGGGCGGTATGGCTCGCATCTATCGTGCGGTGAAGCGCTACCGCACGGGACGGCGGGTTCGGACCGCTCGCAAGCTTTGTGCGACAGCTCCGCAGATGATGCTGGAGGTCGGGGCGGGCGTCGGAGCCTTTGCCCACGCTATGCAGGAGCGAGGGTGCAAGGCGTATGTCGTGGAGCAGAGCAAGGCAGCACGAGAGCTGTGCGCTCAGCAGATCCCCAGCGAGCAACTCTTTGCCACGACCCAAGAGTTTGTGGCGTACCACTCCGAACTATCAGGTCAGCTAGACCTTATCTGCCTGTGGCATAGCCTAGAGCATCTCCCAGATCTTGCCGATCAACTGGAGATGTACCAACAGCTACTCAAGCCTGGGGGGACGCTCTGCATCGCTGTGCCTAATGCGCAGAGCTTTGACGCTAGCTACTACCGTGCGCTCTGGGCCGCTTACGATGTGCCGCGTCACCTGTGGCACTTTACGCCACACTCTATGCGACAAACGGTGGAGGCGCACCACTTCACCCTAAAGAAGATTCGCCCGCAGCGACTAGATGTCTACTACATTGCACTGCTGAGCGAAAGCTACAACCAGGGGGGGCGTATCAACTTCATTACTTGGCTCAAAGCCTTTGGCGTCGGCTTCTCCTACCACATACGCTCTCTCTTTACCCCGATGAGAGCGAGTGCACTGCTCTACCACTTCGTTCGTCAGGCGTGA
- a CDS encoding DUF4494 domain-containing protein — MANWFECKVTYEKMVDNGTPKRTSEGYLVQGDTYTEIEERLTKELTPFTSLGELIINTIKRIKLAELFLSDHPEDDRFYRCKVNFISLDEAKGIEKRTAAAMIVQSDSLPNALNRLEKEMSTTLSPYEIASITETIIMDAWPIDFSKPNE; from the coding sequence ATGGCCAATTGGTTTGAATGCAAGGTGACCTACGAGAAGATGGTCGACAACGGAACGCCCAAGCGTACCTCCGAGGGGTACCTCGTACAGGGCGACACCTATACGGAGATAGAAGAGAGACTCACCAAGGAGCTCACGCCCTTTACCTCTCTAGGCGAACTCATCATCAATACGATCAAGCGGATCAAGCTCGCTGAGCTCTTCCTCTCTGATCACCCCGAGGACGATCGCTTCTATCGCTGCAAGGTCAACTTCATCTCTCTAGACGAAGCCAAAGGCATCGAGAAGCGCACCGCTGCAGCTATGATCGTACAGAGCGACAGCCTGCCCAATGCCCTCAACCGCCTAGAGAAAGAGATGTCTACGACCCTCTCACCTTACGAGATAGCCTCCATCACCGAGACCATCATCATGGATGCGTGGCCGATAGACTTCTCTAAGCCCAACGAGTAA
- a CDS encoding hydrocarbon degradation protein has translation MLRHYFIPLISSALLLITGGYLSAQTHDNALRFSTETLDGTARYQAMGGAFGAVGADYSSLRQNPAGLGLFRSNEIQGTIAFGQNLDQATWYEEHYKKGRTAFSGNMSVVLATPLRGSGLTFNLALGFYQRQSFARSFDVSNHHITDFSLADYTALITPTNVSSEDLLSKNAYGNVRAPWLSILGHGAGWTVPHPKGFYESAFNYSEKGGILGPSNSQLRVNERGGIQDFDFTGGLNYNDRLYFGLGLKISALDYRMNSYYGEDFIDKDYLELANELRTSGSGASVSFGLIARVSGHLRLGAAIQTPTWFTLQDNYVAGAESRHLRVDKEGKPLPEKDWTVKDQTPSDAAWRYQLQTPTKIVLSGAFVGRHGMLSLDYELANYSGIQLKDTYGPFVDDNKLMKEYFTPMQSTLRVGGELRVSPQFSLRAGGYWRQAPMKASFDSDPKQSAKIHVNEAGTVPHYEIVGMGYGVTGGLGWRFSPSSYVDLAVVYQGQKSHMYPFPTGYDEKTKFHVETPQAIQLQKHRIYGVATFGFKF, from the coding sequence ATGCTTCGACACTATTTCATTCCCCTCATAAGCTCAGCTCTCCTACTCATCACGGGGGGCTATCTATCCGCACAGACTCATGATAATGCGCTACGCTTTAGCACCGAGACGCTCGACGGGACGGCTCGCTACCAAGCTATGGGAGGAGCCTTCGGTGCTGTAGGTGCTGACTACAGTAGCTTACGACAAAACCCCGCTGGACTAGGGCTCTTCCGCAGTAACGAGATACAGGGGACCATTGCTTTCGGACAAAACCTGGACCAAGCTACTTGGTACGAAGAGCACTACAAGAAGGGGCGCACAGCCTTCAGTGGCAATATGTCTGTCGTGCTGGCGACTCCGCTCAGAGGGTCTGGCCTAACCTTCAATCTGGCTCTAGGCTTCTACCAGCGTCAGAGCTTCGCACGCTCTTTTGACGTAAGCAACCATCATATCACGGACTTCTCACTAGCAGACTACACGGCTCTTATCACGCCGACCAATGTCTCTTCCGAGGATCTCCTCAGCAAGAACGCGTATGGCAACGTCCGCGCACCATGGCTCTCCATACTAGGGCATGGAGCTGGCTGGACAGTGCCACATCCAAAGGGATTCTATGAGAGTGCTTTCAACTACAGTGAGAAGGGGGGCATCTTAGGGCCGAGCAATTCGCAATTACGAGTCAACGAGCGTGGAGGCATCCAGGACTTTGACTTCACTGGTGGACTCAACTACAACGACCGCCTATACTTCGGTCTAGGTCTTAAGATCAGTGCGCTAGACTATCGCATGAACTCTTACTACGGCGAGGACTTCATAGACAAGGATTACCTAGAGCTCGCCAACGAGCTTCGCACCTCTGGTTCGGGCGCATCGGTTAGCTTCGGCTTGATCGCTCGTGTCTCAGGCCATCTGCGCCTAGGTGCTGCCATACAGACACCCACATGGTTCACACTGCAAGACAACTACGTGGCAGGTGCCGAGTCTCGACACCTACGAGTAGACAAGGAGGGCAAGCCTCTACCCGAGAAGGATTGGACCGTCAAGGATCAGACACCTAGCGATGCTGCTTGGCGTTACCAGCTACAGACTCCCACAAAGATCGTCCTCAGTGGAGCCTTCGTCGGACGGCATGGCATGTTAAGCCTCGACTATGAGCTGGCCAACTACTCGGGCATCCAGCTCAAAGACACCTATGGTCCCTTTGTCGATGACAACAAACTGATGAAGGAGTACTTCACCCCGATGCAGAGCACCCTACGTGTCGGTGGCGAGCTGAGAGTCTCTCCTCAGTTCAGTCTTCGTGCGGGTGGATACTGGAGACAAGCTCCTATGAAGGCTAGCTTCGACTCCGATCCTAAGCAGAGTGCCAAGATCCATGTCAACGAGGCTGGTACCGTGCCGCACTACGAGATCGTCGGCATGGGCTATGGCGTCACGGGCGGACTAGGCTGGCGCTTCTCACCCTCCTCTTATGTAGATCTAGCTGTCGTCTATCAGGGACAAAAGTCTCACATGTACCCCTTCCCGACAGGTTACGATGAGAAGACTAAGTTTCACGTTGAGACGCCTCAAGCTATCCAGCTACAGAAGCACCGCATCTACGGGGTAGCTACCTTCGGTTTTAAGTTCTAA